The sequence below is a genomic window from Monodelphis domestica isolate mMonDom1 chromosome 2, mMonDom1.pri, whole genome shotgun sequence.
ctcagtttcctcaaatgtaaaaacaGGTAAAATAAAACACCtacacctcacagggttgttgtgaggactaaaaaagaaaagatatctaaagcactttgtaaacctgaaGTGCTGTACTAGGTACCCCAAAATTCTTAATACAGTCTAGAAGGGTTtatttaaagctttaaaaaaaaattttttttaagctttttaaaaagcaccttacctttcatgttagaatcaatacggtgtatttgttccaagacagaagagtggtaaggggtaggcaaagggagttaagtgacttgcccagggtcacaaagctaggatgtgtctgagatcagatttgagcctaagacctcctgtatctaggcctagctctcaatccactgaaccacccagctgtccctaaaaaaaaagcttttaaagcttaaaactgcactaagatttaAGCTGTATAAAGGCTAGCcatcatatattaattttatttgttttccttatcctttataatcaataaataataatctaATCAATAAAACACCAAAGGAGCAGTTAAATAatcaaaaagaagaagagaggaggaggaagaggagaaatgggACTGGATAATCATTAAAATGGATAACCAATTCCTGAATCATTATGAATTGAATATATTTCTGGATCAGTAAGTATATTTAATAtctattctttcagggaaaatatagaatgcaaaacctaactttttttttaaacagaataaAGGCCAAAGACCTCAAGTTGTCTTTTCCAACTATCAGGATATTTAGTATATTCAATCTGCTAATACCCTTAGCTatattcaccaaaaaaaaaaaaagaggccctTTTAGTTCAAAAAATTGAGAGAGTTTTGAGAAGAATCATCCCAGCTAATGAAGTATTTACTAGTTCCAGGTGACTTAAATTCATATCATATGAAacaagggacaactaggtggttcaatagagagccaggtctaaagatgggaggtcctaggttcaaatctggcctcatatttcctagctctgtgactctgggtaagtcttaaccccaattacccaaCCCTTATCACTgttcccttggaaccaatacttagtattgattctaagatggaaggtaaagatttttttttaatgaaataacaaaagaaaggaatttgCTATGAAGTGAGTATTTATCACAGCAACTGGTTTTCTGTTACTTTACAAGACTAACAATAGAGCTTCAAATGAGTGTTAAAGACTCCAAAACATATGGATTAATTACAAGTTGAATCATGAACAATGTTACACTGTATTCTTGCCCTGGTTCTCAATTTTAGACTTGCCCTCATTAGAGAAATCCTGACTGCTAAAAATGATGAAATGCAGTATTTAATTTACCTGGAAAAGGGTGTTAGCACCTTGCAGTCTGGCTGGACTTAAAGGAGCAACAGGACTCAGAGTGCTCCAAAAGTGTATACTGGAGAGCAAGGGACTTGGTGTCAGTAAGATAGGAGTCTGTAATACACAAGATAGAAATATTTACCAAATAAAATCACTAATTTTCCAAGTAGTATCACATATATAATAGCCCAAAGCAGAAACTATTCTTCAAATCCAAAAAACACATAAAAGGCAAAACCCCATCGTCACTTTAATagcccaagaaaaataaaagcaacaataacatctttctctttctttccaggGGCTTCCCCAAGTAAGAGAACAAACTGATCTATTGGTTTTTTTTAGCAAGTGAAAAAGAACAGGAGGTAAGACTGATAAAGgcatattttctccttaatgaaGAGAAAGCCTGAAACTAACATGGGAGTAATCCACCTATAAAAATGTTATGTGGGATGAGCAAATTAGTGAATATCTAATGTAACTATGCAAACCTGTTACATAATATCATACTGGTAATTTTTAAGAGTTCTCAGTACCTATTATTTTCCAACACTAaaatttaactacaaaaaagacAGTGTTAGAAAATACACTTAGTGCTCCTGGTCTTTGCCAACATATCcaattttacaggaaaaaaaaaagaagcctttaTTTACTTGAGGAAGGGATCCAAAAGGGTTGCCTGCCTTTAAAACAACATCTGACATTCTTTTTTATACCAAAACTTTTGTGAGTAGTTGTATAGCCCAAGTAAGTAAAAAGAAGATGGAGTTGAACAATAAGTATGACTCAAAGGGTCATACTTAACCGTTCCAATGACTATAAGGTAAATCAGAAGGGTGTATTGTAGCAGACTGATAGCTTAAACTGTAGTTAAGTTTTTTCATTTAAGTTGTATAAAAGCAAACAATCCTGAcatcaaaagaagagaagagctACCTGTGAAAAAAGTGCAGGAGTAAGAGAAGCTGTAGGGAGAGAGGGACTCAGTATCCCCAGGGGGCTTGGATCACTTCCTGTGATCACCAGAGTAGGTGCCAGCTCTAGCCCTTTGGGTTTCTTGGACCTTGATGAATGATTTGTGCTCTCTTTCTCTAGCAGTGCTAACTCCTGGTCTTTGGCCTCCAATGAAAAGTTCTGAGAGAGACTCACAGAAGCCACTGAGTCAATGTCTGTGTCAATGTCTAGGTCTGCATTAGGACTCAAGGGTGGTGAAGGTGATCTGGAGGGATCCTGCAAAGAGGGAGATATGGAAGAAACAGGAGGTGTGGTGGTAAAAGTTGTCGTAATATTGGGTATGGAAGGTGGAGTTTCTGGAGAAGCCAACTTTTGAGGAACTAGAGTCTCCAAGGCTTGTAGAGTTTCTTCTGAAGCTGTAGAAATAGTTGGGCCAGCTGAAATGGTAGAAGGAATAGGTGCAATTGATGACTTTTTAGAGGGTGTCGTCACAAATTTGATGACTGAAGGTGTTGGCTCCTGAGGAGATTTTTTTTCTGCCAGTTTCTCCGCTGGATTCTCAATTTTTATAGGCTTGAAAAGTTTTACATTGGAAGAGTTCAAAGAGTTGAGAGTAAATGAAGAGTAGAGGCCAGAATGTATATAATCATTGCGGCTAGATGCCTTGGCACATGGCTGAGGCggcttctctttccctccattttccaaatcttttgaATTGGTGATGACTTCATTGAAGCCTGAAGTTTCACAGTCTCCCTCAATCCTTCCCACAGCCATTGGATCCATGTTCAAAATCTCTGGATAAGAGACAAACTTGTACACAAACTTCTGACCATTCACTTTTTTGATGATATTCTGTAGGCAAATAAAATAAGTACATTCTTATACATCCCCCATTAGTTTACTTTCTATTCTTCTTAGGACAAGTTGCCAAAATACTTCTTAGATATAGGAGATTCCCCAGTAGAGGATTTTTCAAAATGCAAGAAAGGAAAATGTACAAACATCTGAATTATCATATAAATAATGCCAATGCCACTGGCATTCTGCATAAAATCTGGATTATTTTAACATTCAAAACCACCCAAATCACAATCAGATCAAAAATCTCTAGATTTCTGATCTCAAATATAGTTCTACACATGTAAAACCACACATGTTCTGAGAAAGCCAAAAAAGTAATCATAATCAAAACATTACACTCCTATTAAGGTTCCCACTTACCTCACAAACCCAGGTAATTTCTTATCTAGTAAAATTACATAGAAGAAGCAACAGGACAAACCACTTGGCATTGCTTAACACAAAATAGATATGCAGTAAACATATGCAGAACtattctttgatccaataatTTTATCTCAGTTATCAAAATGtactttaaagaaatataagtaaaataagaAGTATATTTTAACAAAGAATGTAATTCTATAATGTTATTAATATACTGATTCCATGCTCTACGgattaaaataagaattaaaggGAAGGTCAGATACAGGTACAAACATGGTACACTAACAAATCAagttataaaaatgcaaaaaatcattatctagctGCAAGAGCCCAAATTACTTTTGTTATATCCTAATCCTATATTCACTTTCTTTGTTTAAACATAATTAAACCAGTAACAGTACTGAGGGGTGGggaagataatatgaaatacaAACCTGCAGAAATATAGCTGGAACATGAGAGCTCTTAATCCTAAATTAAAAACTACAAAGATTCCATATcaacttctttaaaataaaaaaataagatattaaagAAACAATCCTTCATTGAGAACTGTTTAAGGAATCAAGAATTAGGATTTAGATTACCTTTACATAGTAGTATCTGAGAGCTCGACTTAACTTGTCATAATTCATGCTTGGTTTGTTCTTGCGGATCCCCCAGAGTCGAGCCACCTCCTCTGCTTGCAAAAGTTTGAATTCCCCATCATTAGAGGTCCAACAGATCATATGCTTGTTCTGAGGCTCCTgaaggagctgaagaaggaactGCCACAGTGTAATAGCACTGTCCATAGCAgtcagctgaaaaaaaaaagaggacaaaaataagatataaaatgacaagaaaaagTTAGCCTTCCCAATAGGAAATAGGGGAAATTATATTATTCCTACAAATTGTAGGAGTCAAAATAATGACTGCCAATTGAAAAAAAGGCCTTTTCTATAAATCCTATCTTAAAGCCTCACTGCTATAATATTTTGGGAGATTTTAATCTTGGCATCTACTAAATGCAATAGGTTGTCCTGAGGAAAATAACTGtccattctctccctttttaacCACACCCCCCCCATCAAATGTCCCAGCtttaatttatgaataaataggTAACACTGGTGACTCAAACATCATATTCCTTAGTTTTATTCCATAAAATCATCATTCCATAGTGCTCCACAAGAatcacacatataaatataaaaaggtatTTATTTGATCATCTGAaccttttaaaagaagaaaaattttcaaaACCTCAAGTTTTAAGATCTCTTTCTGATGACAGCTCCTTTCTTCAGATGGTGAAGCAACTTGGAAATTCTCCCATGATTCATCATTCATACCATAAAACTTCAAAACTGTCTGCTAGAAAGATCATCTTCTTTATAGAAGAAACCTGGGCCTAATATACACTCCCAGGAAGCCAGTAATTACAAAAGTTCACAAATAAGTTAACTTGAAATGTACTTATCCTCATCATCTAGAATTAAAATCTGAGCAAGTTAACATCATCAATGTAATGTTTAAACATAAGCAAAACCAATTCTATCAGTTATCACTTAACACTATTATCAAGTATAGTATGTTATGGGAAgttaaatgctctaaatcattcatTAAGGCAGTTTGGGTCCCTGAGTTGTAATtaaatttcaagaaatatttatttttcattcattgtgTGAAAGACACCATGCAAGGTGCTACAAAGAGGCAATAAGCAGTGAAAATTCTGATCAGAATTCTTTAAGTTCAAAACTATTCTTTTGCATAATGTTGTTGCAATAGTATAAAGTATTCACCTATTTCAGCTCATTTCTCTGCATGAGTTCATACAAatctcagatttctctgaaaccattttattatttcttacagcacaaccttttattacatttatatatcataatttgttcagtcattccccagctgatggggCACCCTGTTATATTTCCTAAAGAATTTcctaaagaaaattaattctcCAATTAATCCATAAGTTATCAATACATTCATTAAGTTCATTGACAATGGTTTCTATAGAAGTCCTACTAGCCTAAATGTACAGATAAGGGGTACTGAAATctagaaaaaggaaaactatttcTAAAACTACATAGTAGGTCCACAGGGAGCTAAAGCAAataccaagtttttttttaatcagtcaagTATCTTACACATTTGGTCAAGCTGCATTCCAGGATAATTAACATTGACACTGATACTGTGAAAGGCAAGGTGCTACCCTAACACTAAATAACTGTCTAGAAATTAACTCCATTCTAACATTACCCCTTGAGACAATGTGTATTAATAGTGCTCTATGTATCTGGCACAGTCCAAAGGCATAGGCAATATCTTagccccctcccccaattctTTCTGAGGCAGAACGTAATATGTACCAGATTCATATGCTTTTTAGCCATACTTCTGATAGTGAGCCATAATTCTTCAGTGCATTATGCCTTCAGACATGTACAAGGCTTctgtttaaataaatatttaccatTCAAAGCCtgttaaaatttttgtatactcTCCCTAGTAAATATTAACTAAAGAACCTGATTTCCACATACTCATCAGCCTCATAAAGAGAATGCTATaggtgagagagaggaaaaatgaaaagcagggtctctataataataataagagtctTAGTGCTTATTATAGCTCCAATCTACTTTCCAGATTGGACTACTTGACATTCTCCCAAATCCCACATTCTCCCACTTTTGCCTATTTCTACCTGAATCTGAAATCCCTCTTTATTAAGGTTTAACTGCTGTGAAAATTCTACTCCTACAAGAATGCCCATTTCCTATCAGAAAGGATATTATCCATCACTTCAATGAACATAGCATCATTTCATAAGACTAACAAcacttttagagctagaagaaatttAAAGGTCATGTATTCCAAAACCCTCATCTTGAAGGAGATCTGAGGACCACATGTTCTTATCCCTGACATATATTATTAGTTGGGAGACCTCAAGCAAATCACTTCTCTCAAGCttagatttcctcatctgtgaaatggagatgcTTGTTCCTACCTCACAagtttattgtgaggatcaaatgaaaaatatataaagctatatatttaatatatatataaagctttgcaaatcttaaatcactatataaatgttgtttattattataaCCACCTTTATTGATGAAAGTATAGTCTTCTATATTAGTTTTTATGTACATCTTACCATTCTCACTTGACTATAAACTCCCTGAAATAGAgatttcatctattttttctctcccaaAACTTTGTgtgtgttgaatgaatgaatgattcatGAAGTAAAAACTTTTGCACCTCAGTTTTATATTGGCTGGGTTACATGTCCATATTCTGAGCACACAAATGTCTGACTGACAAAGAGTAGTCTCCAAAATAAAAGATATCCTCAAGATGGTAGGTCAAATAATGTCATGAAAAGAATACTGAGAAATGGCTGGCTAAATGGCTAGAAGAGAAGAGATGTGTtaaggaaatgaaggtgatataaaaacaagttatatcaataaaataacatttaaataagaAACAATATTGGATTTTGAGTCAAAATATCTGAGTTTTGAATTCCAACTCAActaatttactagctatgtaaccatgaaaaaaaaatcactaaatttcTCTAAGCataagtttcctcatcagtaaaatggggatagagggagcagctgggctgagagccaggcctatagatgagaggtcccaggttcaaatctgacctcagatacttcctagctatgtgaccctgggcaagtcccttaacccccattgcctagtccctatcactcttctgccttgaaaccaatacacaatattgagtctaagatggaaggtaagggttgtttttttaaaacagggATAGATAatattcaaattaaaattttaaattaaatattttaaaaattaatttaaaatcatcTAAACGtgagtatatttttatttaaaagatgagaaattaTGTTACAGGCTTAATTTCATGCTTGACcatcaatttgtaaaaaaatgcCACTAAAATATGACTGAATCTATCAGTCAATATGTCTTTAACATAACATAGCCATATCACAGAATATATTTCCTCTGGGCACTGACTGATTTCAAATACATCTAAAGCATTTGGAAATGGAGACATTCAGAGCAACTGTATTTGAAATGATTATGTTGCTTCAATTGGTATTATCTTTTTCATTCAATTAGGATATCAAGTTATTATTTGATTGAAGCCTTACTGGGGTTCCAGTTTTAGATGGCTACTTACTGATTTTGTCCAATgtttaaatgctattattacctgAAATTATGGTA
It includes:
- the ELK4 gene encoding ETS domain-containing protein Elk-4; this translates as MDSAITLWQFLLQLLQEPQNKHMICWTSNDGEFKLLQAEEVARLWGIRKNKPSMNYDKLSRALRYYYVKNIIKKVNGQKFVYKFVSYPEILNMDPMAVGRIEGDCETSGFNEVITNSKDLENGGKEKPPQPCAKASSRNDYIHSGLYSSFTLNSLNSSNVKLFKPIKIENPAEKLAEKKSPQEPTPSVIKFVTTPSKKSSIAPIPSTISAGPTISTASEETLQALETLVPQKLASPETPPSIPNITTTFTTTPPVSSISPSLQDPSRSPSPPLSPNADLDIDTDIDSVASVSLSQNFSLEAKDQELALLEKESTNHSSRSKKPKGLELAPTLVITGSDPSPLGILSPSLPTASLTPALFSQTPILLTPSPLLSSIHFWSTLSPVAPLSPARLQGANTLFQFPSVLNSHGSFTLSSLDGPSTPGPFSPDLQKT